Proteins from a genomic interval of Shewanella seohaensis:
- a CDS encoding IS3-like element ISShes2 family transposase (programmed frameshift) encodes MTTSINSSRKRTQRDYTLAFKLGVVERVEKGEMTYKQAQAHFGIQGRSTVLVWLRKHGRLDWSKPFQHPLMPKSKETPAETIKRLERELAEEKLRNQILNGMVDIMDNEYGAGLRKKLLIRYIWQAKGNGEINLAAACRAAGMSRQGIYQAVARMESRRAELSVIQDWVQYWRKYMPRLGARKLYTLIKSRLVEHDIKLGRDGFFTYLRSEGLLLKPKKSYTKTTFSKHWMKKHPNLLKEEGLHDAGHVLVSDITYLESDQGVHYLSLVTDASSRKIVGHHVSKDMKAESVVKALKMAIKDKRYIGNAVHHSDRGLQYCSAVYQNALQASQIQPSMTDGYDCYQNALAERVNGILKQEFLLHRCRTFAELKILVRESIAIYNDMRPHLSLNMATPNQVHNRKGQLLELA; translated from the exons ATGACAACATCAATTAACTCAAGCCGTAAGCGCACACAACGAGATTACACCTTAGCCTTTAAATTAGGCGTTGTAGAGCGTGTTGAAAAAGGCGAAATGACGTACAAACAAGCCCAAGCCCATTTTGGTATTCAAGGCCGTTCAACGGTACTCGTTTGGCTTAGAAAACATGGTAGACTCGATTGGTCGAAACCTTTTCAGCATCCCCTTATGCCTAAGTCAAAAGAAACCCCTGCCGAAACGATCAAGCGCCTTGAACGTGAGTTAGCAGAAGAGAAACTGCGTAACCAAATCCTCAATGGCATGGTTGATATCATGGACAATGAATATGGAGCAGGCCTCAGAAAAAAGT TACTTATCCGGTACATCTGGCAAGCAAAAGGCAACGGAGAAATAAACCTCGCTGCCGCATGTCGTGCTGCGGGTATGTCGAGGCAAGGTATTTATCAGGCAGTTGCTCGAATGGAAAGTCGTAGAGCTGAGCTATCGGTCATCCAAGACTGGGTCCAGTACTGGCGTAAATATATGCCAAGGTTAGGGGCCCGTAAGCTCTACACGTTGATAAAATCCAGGCTGGTTGAGCACGATATTAAACTCGGGCGAGATGGGTTCTTTACCTATTTGAGAAGTGAAGGTTTACTGCTTAAACCAAAGAAAAGCTACACAAAAACCACGTTCAGCAAACACTGGATGAAGAAGCATCCTAATCTGCTGAAAGAGGAAGGACTGCATGATGCAGGGCATGTACTGGTCAGTGATATCACCTATCTTGAGTCAGACCAAGGTGTGCACTACCTGTCACTGGTCACCGATGCGAGTTCGCGTAAGATAGTCGGTCATCACGTGAGTAAAGACATGAAAGCCGAGAGTGTGGTGAAAGCGTTAAAAATGGCCATCAAAGATAAACGCTATATCGGCAACGCGGTGCATCACTCAGACAGAGGTTTACAGTACTGCTCAGCTGTTTATCAGAATGCGCTTCAGGCGAGCCAAATCCAGCCGTCAATGACGGATGGTTATGATTGCTACCAAAATGCATTAGCAGAAAGAGTGAATGGCATACTGAAGCAGGAGTTTTTACTGCACCGATGTAGGACATTTGCGGAGCTGAAAATACTTGTTAGAGAATCGATAGCAATATACAACGATATGAGACCGCATCTGAGTTTGAATATGGCAACCCCTAATCAGGTGCACAATAGAAAAGGCCAGCTACTGGAGCTGGCCTAA